The Desulfolucanica intricata genome includes the window TAGCTTTCTCTTCTTGAAATTTCTCTTCTTGAGATTTCCCCTCTTGTGATTTCTCTTCTTCAGAACTTATAACAGCCGGTTGCGATTTGGTAGATTTCCCGGATGACATAGTATCTTGCTCTGATGAACTTATATAAGCATAACCCAGCAGACAGGAAAAAACAAATACAACCATGGCAGCGATAATAAAAGAACGGGGTAACACCCTATTTATATTAGGATAATTAAGCGCCTTTAATTTTTGTTTAATTAAATCTTTAATCATCCGGTATTTATTATTTTTTTCTAAAGACAAAAAGGTAGTAGCTTCATCATTATCAAGGTTACTATCGGGAGATGGAACAACCGGTCCTTTTAATATAATTGTATCGGACGAGACTGAATTATCTTGGCCCGATGATAAAAGTGAAGCCCCACAGTGTAAACAAAACCTTGCATCTGTTTTGTTAAGCCTAGTTTTACATTTTGGACAAAACACCATTAGCAGTTCCAGCATCTCTTTGGCACTTGCCGGACGATTTTCAGGTTTTAGTTCCAATGCCTTCATTATTGCCTGCTCCAGCCTTGGAGATATAGACACACTACTACTCCCAGACGATTCAAATGATTCAAATATAAAAGGTTTTTCACGCGGATTTAACCCCGTTAATAAATAATGTAATGTAGCTCCAAGCGCATAGATATCAGATCTGGCATCGGTTTGTCTTTTACCATACTGCTCCGGTGGTGCAAAACCAAAAGAACCGAAAGCAACAGTATCTGTTTTTGATTCCGGTTTAAAATGACGGGCAATTCCAAAATCTATTAATTTAATTCTACCCTCAGGGGTAAGCATAATATTGGAGGGTTTAAGATCACGAAAAATAACCGGCGGTTGTTGACTATGAAGATAGTCCAGAACTTCACAAAGCTGGCCTGCCCAATCCAGTACTTCCAACTCAGGGATAGTGCCCCGCCGCAAAACAATTTCTTCTAACGTTTCACCTTCAATATAATCCATCACAAGATACCACCGTGTATCCCCTAGAGAGAAGAAATCAGTAATTCTGGGAAGAGCCGGGTGCTTTAGTTTACTTAACGTCTCAGCCTCTTGTTTAAAGGCTTCTATTGCTATCTTTAAATTACCCTGCCCCAAGGAATTGGTACTCATTTCCTTAACAGCGACGGGCATATTTTTAAGTCGTTGATCG containing:
- a CDS encoding protein kinase domain-containing protein, which produces MIKCPICGTQGLEDHAYCSKCGSSLTGATGQLAASSLLEERYAIDSVLGRGGMGAVYLAFDQRLKNMPVAVKEMSTNSLGQGNLKIAIEAFKQEAETLSKLKHPALPRITDFFSLGDTRWYLVMDYIEGETLEEIVLRRGTIPELEVLDWAGQLCEVLDYLHSQQPPVIFRDLKPSNIMLTPEGRIKLIDFGIARHFKPESKTDTVAFGSFGFAPPEQYGKRQTDARSDIYALGATLHYLLTGLNPREKPFIFESFESSGSSSVSISPRLEQAIMKALELKPENRPASAKEMLELLMVFCPKCKTRLNKTDARFCLHCGASLLSSGQDNSVSSDTIILKGPVVPSPDSNLDNDEATTFLSLEKNNKYRMIKDLIKQKLKALNYPNINRVLPRSFIIAAMVVFVFSCLLGYAYISSSEQDTMSSGKSTKSQPAVISSEEEKSQEGKSQEEKFQEEKANKPNEEKVNEKTKEEVNEKANEKANEKANKKANKKANEEQVIEELLEDWVISFREQNITEHMDCYADNLERYFNNYNESKEAIYKSKETMMDIYDSIKMDIDNLEINMENNNSAVATFNKKWDATGAENFSGEELQRLKLKKINGSWKITSEEEVEIYWVIKNGKKIM